A genomic window from Mesorhizobium sp. 131-2-1 includes:
- a CDS encoding ImuA family protein, producing MAMTAVARETVFALRRQIAKIEGTLPERLAAPAGASPAPAGASPGAPDIADITVVRRGLAVATPDAFLRTGIEPLDAALGGGLPKAALSEIHGAETRDAGAVAGFALSLASLILARQPGSPVLWIGTSEIFREAGFPYAGGLQGLFGIAPEQLLFSEAPRLLDALWIAEEAARMTALAAVILEIRGSPRILDLTATRRLHARAQDAGRPVLLLRQAGEAEPTAAPVRLIVSAAPSAGRATIAGPLAGSIGRPAFTVGIGKSRTALPGQFTLEWNPDEHAFEERSAQEERAKDPVAVVSASRRRPHPAPAPGTVLAFPAVGSPALTSPTAGDQPSRHERPAHRRPRRAG from the coding sequence ATGGCGATGACCGCCGTGGCGCGGGAGACTGTTTTTGCCCTGCGCCGCCAGATCGCGAAGATCGAGGGAACGCTGCCCGAGCGCCTGGCGGCGCCGGCCGGCGCGTCGCCCGCGCCGGCAGGCGCGTCGCCTGGCGCTCCCGACATCGCCGATATCACGGTGGTTCGGCGCGGCCTTGCCGTTGCGACGCCGGATGCCTTCCTGCGCACCGGCATCGAGCCGCTCGACGCAGCGCTCGGCGGCGGCCTGCCGAAGGCGGCGCTGAGCGAGATCCACGGCGCCGAGACCCGCGACGCCGGAGCCGTCGCCGGCTTTGCCCTGTCGCTTGCCAGCCTGATCCTCGCGCGGCAGCCGGGATCGCCCGTGCTGTGGATCGGCACGTCGGAGATTTTCCGCGAGGCCGGCTTTCCCTATGCCGGCGGGCTGCAGGGCCTGTTCGGCATCGCGCCGGAACAATTGCTGTTTTCCGAGGCGCCAAGGCTGCTCGACGCGCTGTGGATCGCCGAGGAAGCCGCCCGCATGACGGCGCTCGCCGCCGTCATCCTCGAGATCCGCGGCAGCCCGCGGATCCTCGACCTCACCGCGACGCGGCGGCTGCACGCCCGCGCCCAGGACGCCGGCCGCCCGGTCCTCCTGCTGCGTCAGGCCGGCGAGGCCGAACCGACCGCGGCGCCCGTGCGCCTGATCGTGTCGGCCGCACCCTCGGCAGGCCGCGCAACCATCGCCGGGCCGCTGGCCGGCTCGATCGGCCGCCCCGCCTTCACCGTCGGCATCGGCAAGAGCCGCACGGCGCTGCCCGGACAATTCACACTGGAGTGGAACCCCGATGAACACGCATTCGAGGAAAGAAGCGCCCAGGAAGAACGGGCAAAGGATCCTGTCGCTGTGGTTTCCGCATCTCGCCGCCGACCGCATCCTGCGCCAGCGCCTGGGACGGTCCTGGCGTTCCCGGCCGTCGGATCGCCGGCGCTCACCTCACCCACCGCTGGTGATCAGCCATCGCGACATGAACGCCCAGCGCATCGCCGCCCTCGACGAGCGGGCTGA
- a CDS encoding LysE family translocator, which produces MPDLSTLGLFAIACLALTATPGPDMLLIASRSASQGSAAGLATYVGIAAGTYCHALAAAFGLSQLFLAAPIAYDIVRYAGAAYLAYLAWKAFRSDGAALAPVAGLARYSQGRIVRQGLLTNLLNPKMALFVLALFPQFVQPQAGSVAGQILVLATVLNLIGLVVNGLVILTASRIGAALSRRTRFQRAPQLLLGTVFAGLAARLAFGGQR; this is translated from the coding sequence ATGCCGGACCTTTCCACCCTTGGACTTTTCGCGATTGCCTGCCTCGCTTTGACCGCGACGCCGGGGCCGGACATGCTTTTGATCGCATCCCGCAGCGCCAGCCAGGGGAGCGCCGCGGGCCTGGCGACCTATGTCGGCATCGCCGCCGGCACCTATTGCCACGCGCTCGCCGCTGCCTTCGGCCTGTCGCAACTGTTCCTTGCCGCTCCCATCGCCTACGACATCGTGCGTTATGCCGGCGCCGCCTACCTGGCATATCTCGCCTGGAAAGCGTTCCGTTCCGACGGAGCAGCGCTTGCGCCGGTCGCCGGCCTCGCGCGCTACTCGCAAGGGCGCATCGTCCGGCAGGGGCTGTTGACCAATCTCCTCAACCCGAAAATGGCGCTGTTCGTGCTGGCGCTTTTCCCACAGTTCGTGCAGCCGCAAGCCGGTTCGGTGGCGGGGCAGATACTGGTGCTGGCGACCGTGCTCAACCTGATCGGGCTGGTCGTCAATGGCCTGGTCATCCTGACCGCCAGCCGGATCGGTGCGGCACTGTCGAGGCGCACGCGGTTTCAGCGGGCGCCCCAACTGTTGCTGGGAACCGTATTTGCAGGGCTTGCGGCCCGGCTGGCCTTCGGTGGCCAGCGCTAG
- a CDS encoding metallopeptidase family protein: protein MARIYQTRTWHDQLSPSMEEMEFLALETYAHLPEDFRKLTGEIVILIADFPTDEIMDDLSLETPFDLLGLFEGRGIAERWNPQTGEGPNRITLYRRAILDYWAENEDTLGDIVTHVLIHEIGHHFGLSDDDMERIEEAAEQTA from the coding sequence ATGGCCCGCATCTACCAGACCCGCACCTGGCACGACCAGCTTTCGCCGTCGATGGAGGAGATGGAGTTCCTGGCGCTGGAGACTTACGCCCATCTGCCGGAGGATTTCCGCAAGCTGACCGGCGAGATCGTCATCCTGATCGCCGACTTCCCGACCGACGAGATCATGGACGACCTGTCGCTGGAGACGCCGTTCGACCTGCTCGGCCTCTTCGAGGGGCGCGGCATCGCCGAACGCTGGAACCCGCAGACCGGCGAGGGGCCGAACCGCATCACGCTCTACCGCCGCGCCATCCTCGACTATTGGGCCGAGAACGAGGACACGCTGGGCGACATCGTCACCCATGTGCTGATCCACGAGATCGGTCACCATTTCGGCCTGTCGGACGACGACATGGAGCGGATCGAGGAGGCGGCGGAGCAGACGGCGTGA
- a CDS encoding DUF1737 domain-containing protein, with protein sequence MKLYRFLSAPDDSTFCHKVTAALNKGWHLFGSPTYAYDKKTKSMRCGQAVVKDVEGQEYTPDTKLSDW encoded by the coding sequence ATGAAACTCTACCGCTTTCTGTCCGCTCCCGACGATTCCACCTTCTGCCACAAGGTGACGGCGGCGCTGAACAAGGGCTGGCACCTGTTCGGCTCGCCGACCTATGCCTATGACAAGAAGACCAAATCGATGCGCTGCGGCCAGGCGGTGGTCAAGGATGTCGAAGGCCAGGAATACACGCCCGACACCAAGCTCAGCGACTGGTAG